TCTCGCACGGGCTGTACAGTGCTTTCGGCGTTGGCGCAGGTAAACGCAGCGGGAAATGGTGAGAGATATCTGTCACCAATTCTTGCAGTTTCACGGTGTTACACAAATCGGCGCTTTTCATGTGCAACCGCGTCTTGCTGGTCAATAAGCCGTTAAAGTAGGCCCATGACACTAATTTGTTCAGGTAGCGGTTATATTCCAGCGGTTGATGACTGACAATGGCATCCATGGACGGTGCTTGATTGTATAAATACCAACCTGGGCGATTCGCGCGCCCCGCCGGAACATGAATAAAGGTCAGGTGTTCTTCCGAAAGATCGGGCGATATTTGCGGGTTAACCAGCGTCACTTTGCCCGGTAAGGCTTCGAAGGCTGCATAGAGTTTACGGGTTAGAACCCCGATATCTTGCGGACTAGCACTAACACTCAGGTTGTTGCGGCGCGCAAAGCGAATCAAGTTACGATAACTCTGCATCATCGCATCCAACAACTCGTTATGCGCTTCACGTACCCGCTCAATCTTCCAATTAGCGCGATTATCCAGCACAGCCAGACTCTCATCGCTCCAGCCCCACTCACTGACTAATTGGCCGAGGATTTCACGCCGCCAGCCGACACTTGCGGGGGTGCGAGACAATTTTTCGCAGACTTTCAGATAGAAGCAGCGGCGGACTAAGTTCAGCCGTGTGGTGTCATTGATTTGCGTCAGGTAGCGAGTGACGCGATCAAGCATCATGCAATAAGCATCAAGACCGAAGGCGACGATTTCACCGGCATGGAGACGTTGTTTGATTTCCATCGCCAATAATTGGGAGTTAGGGTATTCCCAAGAATAGGCTTCAAGCAGCAAGGTTTTCAGCACCGCTTTATACGGTGAATCGATACTTTTATAGAGCTGCCACAAGCTGGCACCGAAATACTCTTCAGCTGACAGGGTGCTTAAACCGCCCAGGTCCAGCCATTCATTCGGTGTTAATACGCCCTGTGCATAGAGCGACAGTACGTAATCATCGTAATTATTTTCTTCTTCGATAGGGACCATATTCCACAGAATACGTTTCCCTGCCAGACGAACCGCACTGCGGTAAAATTCATCCAGCAGTAAAATATGCTGGGTCGAGCCACAATCTTCACCGCCCAAACTGCCACTGGCGTTATGGCGGAAACGGTTTTCATCTATCAGGAAGAAGCTAACTTCAACGCCCATTGATGCGGCCCACTTTTCTAGTAGGCTGCATTTTTGCTGTAGGCGATGGCGCTCGTCAGAATCGAGCCAAGCCTGATGACACACCCACACATCCAGATCCGAGGTATGACACTGCCCGATGGATGACGTACTCCCCATCGAATAGACACCTGTAATCGGTAATTCACCGCCGACACTCTGCTCCAGAGGCGCGCCCCACTTGGCTTCAACCTCAGACAGATAATCCTGTTGCGTTTCATTAGGCGTGAACATGCAGATGCCATGGGGAACGTTACCATCAAGGTAGCCCGGCATCAGTGGGTGATGACTATGTAGTAGGGTCGGTAGCAGACTGTAAACCTTTTGGAAGGCTGGCCCCATGGCCGCCAAGGCGCGATCGACTCGTAATTGGTTGATCGCATCCAGTCGCTGTTTCAGTGTCTCGATGTAGAGGTACAAGACGTCTCGCCTGATTGTTCCGGTGCTTAGAAAGAAACCCGTGTCCCAGATTCGTTTGTTGTTTATTTGTCATTCGCTCAAAAAAATGTACTTTTTGTTGAAATGATCAAAAAACATGTTTGTTTGAAGAATATTTAACGAATTATTGCTGGAAACGTGATCAATCTAACACCTTGCTGATTGACCGTAAAGAAAGTAAAGCTATCCCTACAATTATAACGTCTCTTTCTGACTAAAATCATTCACATTGCAACAAGGCAAAAACGAATGAACTTCAGCAAAAGCCGCTGACAACGCAGCAATGCGCGAAAGAAAGGTATCAAACCCTTATCCCGCTACGCATTTGTTACAATAGTTGCTTTCTTGTACTCTTAGCCGCCTCTTCATGTGGCTCCCGC
The window above is part of the Yersinia massiliensis genome. Proteins encoded here:
- a CDS encoding class I adenylate cyclase, which produces MYLYIETLKQRLDAINQLRVDRALAAMGPAFQKVYSLLPTLLHSHHPLMPGYLDGNVPHGICMFTPNETQQDYLSEVEAKWGAPLEQSVGGELPITGVYSMGSTSSIGQCHTSDLDVWVCHQAWLDSDERHRLQQKCSLLEKWAASMGVEVSFFLIDENRFRHNASGSLGGEDCGSTQHILLLDEFYRSAVRLAGKRILWNMVPIEEENNYDDYVLSLYAQGVLTPNEWLDLGGLSTLSAEEYFGASLWQLYKSIDSPYKAVLKTLLLEAYSWEYPNSQLLAMEIKQRLHAGEIVAFGLDAYCMMLDRVTRYLTQINDTTRLNLVRRCFYLKVCEKLSRTPASVGWRREILGQLVSEWGWSDESLAVLDNRANWKIERVREAHNELLDAMMQSYRNLIRFARRNNLSVSASPQDIGVLTRKLYAAFEALPGKVTLVNPQISPDLSEEHLTFIHVPAGRANRPGWYLYNQAPSMDAIVSHQPLEYNRYLNKLVSWAYFNGLLTSKTRLHMKSADLCNTVKLQELVTDISHHFPLRLPAPTPKALYSPCEIRHLAIIVNLEHDPTAAFRNQVVHFDFRKLDVFSFGEQQQCLVGSIDLLYRNSWNEVRTLHFSGEQAVLEALKTILGKMHQDAAPPESVDVFCYSQHLRGLIRTRIQQLVSECVELRLSSTRQEPGRFKAVRVSGQTWGLFFERLSVSVQKLENAVEFYGAISNNKLHGLSIQVETDQVHLPPVVDGFASEGIIQFFFEGTVDEKGFNIYILDESNRVEVYHHCEGSKEELVRDVSRFYSSSHDRFTYGSSFINFNLPQFYQIVQLDGRTQVIPFRSNTLSHLYIADKEVSLPVQQQFQLH